Within the Butyrivibrio sp. AE3004 genome, the region ATCTCTATGCATTTCCTACAAAGGATGAGCTTAAGGCTCACCTTAAGATGATCCAGGAAGCACTTGAGCGCGATCATAAAAAGATTGGCGCACAGCTCGACCTTTTCATGTTTGATGAGACAGCTCCCGGTATGCCTTACTGGCTTCCCAGAGGCTGGAGAATGTATCAGAAGCTTCTTAAATTCTCAAGAGATATACAGGAGAGACACGGATACACTGAGATAGCAGCGCCTCTTATCGATAATAAGAAGCTGTGGCTCATCAGTGGTCACTGGGCTCACTACATCAACAACATGTTTATTGTTCCCGGTATTGCAGGTCACGTACAGGCAGACACAAATATACCGGATGTAGCAGAGAGTATGGATGAGGATGCACCTAAGGCACCTGTTAAGATTGAGAGAGGATCTGTTATCTATAACAGAGAGCAGATTGACACAATGGGTGCTAAGCCTATGAACTGCCCTAATGCCATGATGACATATAAGAGAACAGTTCATTCATATAAGGAACTTCCTATTCGTTACAGTGAGTATGATGTCCTTCACAGAAAAGAAAAGTCAGGACAGATGAACGGTCTTTTCCGTGTTCAGGAGTTCAGACAGGATGATGACCATACATTCGTAATGGAGTCACAGATCGAGGATGAGATTGCTGATATCATTGCAATTGCTGATGAGATCTACAAGACTTTCGGTGTAACCTACAGAGCTGAGTTTTCAACACGTCCCGAGGACTTTATGGGTGATATCGAGGTTTGGAACAGAGCAGAGGCTGCTCTTAAGAACATCCTTGATAAGACCTACGGAGAGGGCGGCTATGAGATCAACGAGGGTGACGGAGCTTTCTATGGCCCTAAGATTGACCTTCAGATCAAGGACGCTCTTGGAAGAGAATGGCAGTGCGGTACTGTTCAGCTTGACTTCCAGCTTCCTCATAACTTTGGCCTTACATATCAGGCACAGGACGGAAGCCTTGAAATGCCTGTTGTTATTCACAGAGCTATTTACGGATCGCTTGAGAGATTCATCGGTATCATTATCGAGAACTTCAAGGGTGCATTCCCGTTCTGGCTCAGTCCTTATCAGGTAGGTATTGTTCCGATTCGTGTTGAGCATAACGAATATGCTAAGAAGGTTGCTGATCTTCTTTTCGAGAACGGAATTGATGTAGAGGCTGATTACTCCGACAACAACATGAAGGAGAAGATCAAGAAGTTTAAGAACTACAAAGATCCTTATATCATCGTACTTGGTGATAAGGAAGCTGCAGAGAACACAGTATCCATCAATGTTCGCGGCTCCAACAAGCAGATTCAGAATGTACCTCTTGAGAAGTTTGTTGAGATGTGCAAGAAGATGAATGCTGAACATACACTTGAGCTTATTGACAGTGTTGAATAATTAGCTTTATACCACCCGTAAGCACTCTGTGCTTACGGGTAATTTGGTAGGTGATCGTTTGTTGTTTTTTAAAAATTTTTTATGTAAAAAAAACATATGTAAAATTATAGCTCTGGCGGGAATGACTATAGCGGTGATCGGTTATGGAAATGGCTCCCTGAGGGTTTTTGCGGAGAGTATTACGGATGCTACCTCGGTTGGTGCAGGAGCAGTTCTTGATGATATTGTTGACGGTAAAAACGAAAACAAAGAAGAGGCGAATGCACCTTCGGAGTTTGGAAGTCTTCCTAAAGCACTTAGCTGTACATTTATAGTTCCCGCAGGCTTTCATATCTCTGACATACCGGGGCAATACGTAAATGAACATTATCCCTTGGAATCGGCAAATGTTACTTATAACATGACAGTGCTTCCAAAGGAGAAAGTATTAACCAATGCTGAAAAGGCAGCAGGTAAGACCGCTGATAACGGTGTGGAATACAGATATAATGAGCTTACATCCAAAATGTATGAAAGCATCCAGAAGGAAAACTATCAGAATCTATATGGTGAGAACATAAACTTCACTATGGAAACTTTTGAGAAAAAGGAATTTGACGGTTTTCCGGGCTATTTGATTAAGACTTCATTCACACCCGAAAATGCGCAGACCATACATCAGATGACTGCAATTGTGCTTTCATCAAATAAAGTTTTTACTGTGGTTTTTTCCCGCGCTGCTGATGATGATTTCGAAGAGGCATTTATTGAGAGCCTTGAGAGCATTCATGTTATAAAGCTGGATTAAGTAAGTGAATAATAGATTATAAAAAACTCTTATGTTAAAGCGTTTTGATAAGAAATGCGATAACATGAGAGTTTTTTTCTTTATTGTAAGAATTACTCTCAGGCCTGTTTTTCAATATGCGAAGTTCAAGTTAATTAATTGATTTTTTTCCACATATGAAATAAAGAAAATTGTAACTGAAAAAATGTCGGATATGAAAAAAGAAAAAACATTTTTTAATTTGACATTAGAAAATAAAATAAGAATAAGAAAAAGATACGGTGCCTATAACTGACCGCTTTGAGTCAGATAAAAGAAATGTTTCATATAAGAAGGTGAGAGGTAAGCAATGAAAATAACAAGAACAAAGCTTAATGGAATAGTTAATCCGATCGGATATTGCTTTAAAAAGATAATAGCATCCTGGAACGTGGAAGAGACGACTTCAAAGTCTCTTAAAAGCGGAGTCTTGGAGGTTTCTACAGATAGTGAATTTAATGAGATATTGTACAAAAAGGAATCTTCGGAGCTTGATCAGAGCGGAGAGGTTATAAATATAGAATTAAAACCAAGGACAAGATATTTCTGGAGAGTAACTGTAACCGGTGACAGGGATGACCGCGCTACATCCAAGACGCAGTTTTTTGAAACGGGGAAAATGGATGAACCCTGGATGGGAAAATGGATCGCAGCAGGCGAAGGAGAATGCTATCATCCGATTTTCAGAAAAGAGCTTTCTTTAAAAGAAAAACCTGCCAGTGCAAGGCTGTATGTCAGCTGCCTTGGAGTTTTTGAGGCCTATCTTGACGGGAAGAAGATCGGAAATGAAATTCTTACACCTTATATAAATGACTATGAGACCGGAATGCAGATAATTACCTTTGATGTTACTGATGAATTAAACGAGAAAAGTGTTCTGGATATTCAGGTTGCAAAGGGCTGGTATATGAGCAACTTCGGACTTGAGGGCGGTTATAATTTCGGAGACAGAATGGAGGCTATAGCAGAGCTTCATGTAGACTATGCGGATGGAAGTCATGAAGTAATCGGGACAGATGACAGCTTTGAGGTTTTGAAGAATGATGTAACCGATTCCGGGATTTATTACGGAGAAGATATCGACAGAACTGCAGGTACGCCTTCCATGGGAAATGCACAGGTAACCTGCGGGCAAAGAGAGCTTTTGGACAGATACAGTATTCCGGTGATTGTAAAAGAAGTTCTTAATGCAAAAGAAATAATACATACACCTGCAGGGGAGACGGTTGTTGATTTTGGCCAGAACCATGCGGGAATTATGGAGATAGACGCTGATTTTCCGGCAGATACAAAAATCATAATAGATTGTGGTGAGATACTGCAGGAAGGGAACTTTTTTAATAAGAATTATCGCGAAGCAAGATCCCGGTTCGTATACATTTCAGATGGAAGAAAGGAAACCATACATCCTAAGTTTACCTTCTTTGGATACAGATATTTAAGAATCACAGGTTGGCCGGGGGACATAGAACTTACTA harbors:
- a CDS encoding threonine--tRNA ligase, which encodes MTKEEFKEVYRHSLAHILAKAVIEIYGKETQYAIGPQVADGCYYDFVLPKAVTEDDFKAIEDKMREIIKRREDWTRKEVSKEEALEIFKDQKFKTELINDLPDGETITTYNTGDDFIDLCRGPHVENSQELMNVSYKVKAVSGAYWRGDEKRDSMTRIYLYAFPTKDELKAHLKMIQEALERDHKKIGAQLDLFMFDETAPGMPYWLPRGWRMYQKLLKFSRDIQERHGYTEIAAPLIDNKKLWLISGHWAHYINNMFIVPGIAGHVQADTNIPDVAESMDEDAPKAPVKIERGSVIYNREQIDTMGAKPMNCPNAMMTYKRTVHSYKELPIRYSEYDVLHRKEKSGQMNGLFRVQEFRQDDDHTFVMESQIEDEIADIIAIADEIYKTFGVTYRAEFSTRPEDFMGDIEVWNRAEAALKNILDKTYGEGGYEINEGDGAFYGPKIDLQIKDALGREWQCGTVQLDFQLPHNFGLTYQAQDGSLEMPVVIHRAIYGSLERFIGIIIENFKGAFPFWLSPYQVGIVPIRVEHNEYAKKVADLLFENGIDVEADYSDNNMKEKIKKFKNYKDPYIIVLGDKEAAENTVSINVRGSNKQIQNVPLEKFVEMCKKMNAEHTLELIDSVE